The Heliangelus exortis chromosome 26, bHelExo1.hap1, whole genome shotgun sequence genome window below encodes:
- the HSPB2 gene encoding heat shock protein beta-2, with protein sequence MKTLQPWLPEAVGALEGPLPRHTMAARTVPHAHPMSSEYEFANPSKIYDQNFGEGLSPCEILAPALYHGYYIRPRINKQLDRGISEINLNEHKFQVFLDVCHFLPDELTVRTVDNLLEVMGQHPQKLDRHGFISREFTRTYILPLDVDPLLVRATLSHDGILSIVAPRTGKEVKAKINEVKITREEQPAGKEEQSGEGKGKEKP encoded by the exons ATGAAAACCTTGCAGCCTTGGCTCCCAGAGGCAGTGGGAGCATTGGAAGGTCCCCTCCCCAGACACACCATGGCTGCACGGACTGTCCCCCATGCCCACCCCATGAGCTCCGAGTATGAGTTTGCCAATCCCAGCAAGATCTACGACCAGAACTTTGGAGAAG GTCTGTCCCCGTGTGAGATTTTAGCCCCTGCCCTCTACCATGGCTACTACATCAGGCCCCGGATCAACAAGCAGCTGGACAGAGGCATCTCTGAGATCAACCTCAACGAGCACAAATTCCAGGTGTTCCTGGATGTCTGCCACTTCCTGCCGGATGAGCTCACTGTCCGGACTGTGGACAATCTGCTGGAGGTGATGGGACAGCACCCACAGAAGCTCGATCGCCATGGCTTCATCTCCCGAGAGTTCACCAGGACCTACATCCTCCCTCTGGATGTGGACCCCTTGCTGGTGAGAGCCACTTTGTCCCACGATGGCATCTTGAGCATCGTGGCTCCTCGGACGGGGAAGGAGGTGAAGGCCAAAATCAACGAGGTGAAGATCACCCGAGAGGAGCAGCCAGCGGGGAAAGAAGAACAgtctggggaaggaaaagggaaggaaaagcccTAG
- the CRYAB gene encoding alpha-crystallin B chain, whose translation MDITIHNPLVRRPLLSWLSPSRIFDQIFGEHLQESELLPASPFLMRSPLLRLPSWLETGLSEMRLEKDKFSVNLDVKHFSPEELKVKVLGDMIEIHGKHEERQDEHGFIAREFNRKYRIPDDVDPLTITSSLSLDGVLTVTAPRKQSEVPERSIPITREEKPALGGAQRK comes from the exons ATGGACATCACCATCCACAACCCCCTGGTGCGCAGACCCCTCCTCTCCTGGTTGTCTCCCAGCCGGATCTTTGACCAGATATTCGGGGAGCATCTGCAGGAgtcagagctgctccctgcttcccCCTTCCTGATGAGATCCCCCCTCCTCCGGCTGCCCAGCTGGCTAGAGACAGGACTCTCTGAG ATGAGACTGGAGAAGGACAAATTTTCTGTAAATCTTGATGTGAAGCATTTCTCTCCCGAGGAGCTCAAAGTGAAGGTTCTTGGGGACATGATAGAAATTCACGGGAAACACGAGGAGCGCCAG GATGAGCACGGCTTCATTGCCAGGGAGTTCAACAGGAAATACAGGATTCCAGATGATGTGGACCCTCTGACCATAACATCATCTCTCTCCCTGGATGGGGTCCTGACCGTGACTGCACCAAGGAAGCAAAGTGAGGTCCCTGAGCGCTCCATCCCCATCACCAGGGAAGAGAAACCTGCCCTTGGAGGAGCCCAGAGGAAGTAA
- the FDXACB1 gene encoding ferredoxin-fold anticodon-binding domain-containing protein 1, protein MGSVRRILLLGEGNFSFAASLCQATGTQVVATCYESEEEVSGRDGAPESIRRLRERGAEVLFSVDCTKLKEYFLPEKREFDSIYFNFPHCGRKAGVVKNRELLAHFFHSSAEVLAEEGEVHVALCNGQGGTPADQPRREWHNSWQVVAVAAGAGFILSSVHPFKAENIHGYKCTGYRSQDKSFCVEGALNHIFTRSMPRPDFQPVIYKTELESQNVSFQVPQILVDKINRGFLEPNSNHPVQTVKEKLTAELSQAFPLQNMDHCLPLLHQGHISDVCHPNIFWITLSPEETLMTEEMSDGLADAVSFSHVDSCRDTDENGCGNVQEGCHIPKQCYLRPSLLPCAQAAIQKGAFVPGILHVLSGPVFRKCLITPYSMPVFHEMVLACVANRGTENSCIQMLVNNIKTSIHTLHQTVSSFKLSLSLQEATNLETTELNDFAALESQLNKIQYCISMDTSGSCEKGSCVGVVRTAHYELASRDVVAVFVSLNLDLLAMLICGISDWRMLWTSDTRFLHQFPRGELRLFKSFSLYPPPYVHDVSFWIPDGEGFDEVAFHTIARQVSGEMVVAIQLIDSFQKSETGQKSLCYRLTYQSCDRALSRQEVAEMQLLFRKEIKHSLGVMLR, encoded by the exons ATGGGTTCGGTTCGGCGCATCCTGCTGCTCGGGGAGGGCAACTTCTCCTTCGCCGCTTCCCTGTGCCAGGCCACGGGGACCCAGGTCGTGGCCACTTGTTACGAGAGCGAAGAGGAGGTGTCCGGGAGGGACGGAGCCCCCGAGAGCATCCGGAGGCTGCGGGAGAGAG GAgctgaagttttgttttctgtggacTGCACCAAGCTGAAGGAGTATTTTTTAccagaaaagagagaatttgATTCTATTTATTTCAACTTCCCCCACTGTGGGAGAAAGGCTGGGGTAGTGAAGAACAGGGAGCTTCTTGCCCACTTTTTCCACAG ctctgcagaggtgctggcagaggagggagaggtcCATGTGGCTCTTTGCAATGGACAAGGTGGGACTCCTGCTGATCAGCCAAGGAGAGAATGGCACAACAGCTGGCAAGTagtggcagtggcagcaggagctggattTATCCTGAGCAGTGTTCATCCTTTTAAAGCAGAGAATATCCATGGCTATAAGTGTACAGGCTACAG AAGTCAAGATAAATCTTTCTGTGTAGAGGGTGCTTTGAACCACATCTTCACACGAAGCATGCCACGTCCAGATTTCCAACCTGTGATCTACAAGACAGAACTGGAAAgccaaaatgtttcttttcaagtaCCACAAATACTTGTGGATAAAATTAACAG gggGTTTCTAGAACCAAATTCAAACCATCCAGTACAGACAGTAAAGGAGAAGCTGACTGCAGAGCTCAGCCAAGCCTTTCCTTTACAAAACATGGACCActgccttcctctgctccaCCAAGGTCACATCAGTGATGTTTGTCACCCAAATATCTTCTGGATCACTCTGAGCCCAGAGGAGACTTTGATGACTGAAGAAATGTCGGATGGATTGGCAGATGCAGTTTCCTTTTCCCATGTTGATTCTTGCAGGGACACAGATGAGAATGGCTGTGGGAATGTACAGGAGGGATGCCACATTCCCAAGCAGTGTTATCTCAgaccttcccttctcccttgtGCTCAGGCAGCAATACAAAAAGGAGCCTTTGTCCCAGGAATACTTCATGTTCTTTCTGGCCCAGTTTTCAGGAAGTGCCTCATCACCCCTTACTCCATGCCTGTTTTTCATGAGATGGTTCTTGCATGTGTAGCTAACAGGGGTACAGAGAACAGCTGTATCCAGATGTTGGTGAATAACATTAAAACCAGCATCCATACACTTCACCAGACCGTTTCGAGCTTTAAACTGAGTCTCAGTCTTCAGGAAGCAACAAACTTGGAGACAACTGAGCTAAATGACTTTGCTGCTTTGGAATCACAGCTTAATAAAATCCAGTACTGTATTTCCATGGATACCTCAGGCTCTTGTGAGAAGGGCTCCTGTGTGGGAGTTGTAAGGACAGCTCATTATGAACTAGCAAGCAGGGATGTGGTTGCTGTCTTTGTTTCACTGAATCTTGACCTCCTGGCCATGCTGATCTGTGGGATATCTGACTGGAGAATGCTCTGGACATCAGACACACGGTTCCTCCACCAGTTTCCTAGAGGAGAGTTAAGGCTTTTCAAGAGTTTTTCTCTCTACCCACCTCCCTACGTTCATGATGTCAGCTTTTGGATTCCCGATGGGGAAGGATTTGATGAAGTTGCTTTTCACACCATCGCTAGGCAGGTGTCAGGTGAAATGGTTGTTGCCATCCAGTTAATCGACAGTTTCCAGAAATCAGAGACTGGGCAGAAAAGCCTCTGCTACAGGCTGACCTATCAGTCCTGTGACCGGGCACTGAGTCGCCAGGAGGTGGCAGAGATGCAGCTGCTCTTCCGAAAGGAAATAAagcacagcctgggggtgaTGCTTCGGTAA